DNA from Pajaroellobacter abortibovis:
TATCAACAAAGTACGGGGAAACGGGATCTTAGCTTAGTCCAAGCCATTGAAATGGTTGCCAAAGATAAAGGGATTGAAAAGTCTCGTTTGATTAAAACGGTAGAAGAGGCAATTCTCAAAGCGGCCCAGAATGTGTTTGGAGCAGCCCGAGAGCTGGAGGCACACTTTAACGAGGTGACCGGTCAATTCGATCTATTCCAATATATGACTGTAGTTGAACAAGTGGAAGATCAGGATCGTGAAATTAGCTTTGAGCAGGCGCATCGATGTGGTCTGGAAGCGGAGCGTGGTGAAGAGCTCGGGTTTCAGATTTTTTGGCATCCTGCTGATGCTCGGAAAGCGGCTGAACAGGATGAAGAATTTGGCGATATTTTGCGGGTTAAACAATCGCGTCTCACCTTTGGGAGAATTGCCGCTCAAGCAGCGAAGCAAGTGCTTCTTCAAAGGGTGCGGGATGAAGAAAGAGATCTGATCTATAATGAATTTAAGGATCGCAAAGGGGAGTTGATCAAGGGGGTCATTTCTCGCATTGAGAGGTGCAATCATGTAGTTGTCGATCTGGGGAGGACGGAAGGAATTCTCCCTTTCCGTGAGCAAGTTGCTCGAGAGATCTATCGCCCGGGGGAGCGAATGATTGCGTGTGTTAAGGAAATTGACCGAGATGCGCGAGGGCCTCAGATTATTCTGAGTCGGACTGACCAGAAGCTTGTAGAGAAGCTGTTTGAAGCCGAGGTGCCTGAAATTTATGAAGGGATTGTCAAGATTATCTCGTGTGCGCGAGAGCCAGGTTCTCGCTCAAAGATCGCTGTGATGAGTCGGGATGTAGATGTTGATCCAGTTGGTGCGTGTGTGGGCATGAAGGGGGCTCGTGTGCAGGCGGTTGTACAGGAATTGCGTGGGGAAAAGATCGATATTGTCCCTTATGATAAAGACCCAGCGCGATTTGTGTGTGCTGCCATTCAACCTGCAGAGGTCAATAAAGTGATCATTGATGGAGCGGATGGCCGAATGGAATTGATCGTTCCAGATGAAAAGCTTTCTCTTGCAATTGGTCGCAAGGGGCAAAATGTCCGCCTTGCTTCGCAATTGACTTCATGGAAATTAGACATCATCAGTGATTCGAAATTCAAGCAGATGGAGGAGGAATCAGTCGTTGCGCTGCAGCAGATTGAAGGAGTTACGGAGTCTATTGCCCGCAATATGTATCATTTAGGGTTCCGTACTGTGGAAGAAGTCTCGGAAGCGAGCGAACAAGAGTTGTCTGCTATGTTTATGTTGGAGTCGGGCGAAGGAGAGCTTGTCAAGCGTATCAAGGCAAGTGCAGGAATCGTTTTAGAGCGTCTCCGTCAGGAGCGTATTCAACAAGTAGCTGCACATGGTCAGCTAACAAATTGGCAGCGTTTTCTTTTTGTTCGAGGTAGCGGCGAACACGCTATCCAAGCGCTTGAAGAGGCGGGCTATCGGACAGCGGAGGATATTCTGCGCGAGGAAGAATATAAATTGGCCATTAAAACGGGGATGGGACTCAAGAAGGCGAGAGCGATTCGGCAGGCAGCGGAGAGTTTTTTGAAGAGTGTGGTTTGAATGCGTAAAAAGATCATTCCGAAGAAGAAAATGGAATGTGAAATTTGGGATATATCAAAGCAGTGCAGCTGATCTAAGACAGCAAAAGCAGAAGGTTCTATTGTTGGCAAAAAATAGCAGGGGTCAAGTGAAGAGAAGATGCGTGGGCTGTCTTAAAGACAGTTCGCGCGACGATCTGTTACGTGTTGTGCAGAGTATGGGGGAAACAAATTTTTCTCCAATCTCAGTTGATTTTAAAGGGGGAACTTGTGGAAGGGGAGCCTATCTTCATCTACATGCTCGATGTCTTAGCATGGCTTGTCGAGGCGGATTTTCTCGGGCCTTTCGATCTCCCATTACAGTCGAGCGGGAACAATTTATGTTGATGCTAGAAGAAGCAAGAGATCGTCGTATGGAAAGTCTTTTGCGTGCTGGCTATCGAGCGAAAAGGGTTGTTGTAGGGTCAGATGCTTCGGAAAGAGCAATACAAAAGGGAGCCCCTCTAACAATTTTGGCTTGGGATGCAGGTAAAAGTGTGATGAAGGGAGCGGTTGAGAATGAGATTCGGCAAGGGCGTGTTCTTTCCTGGAAAGATAAGGCTAGTTTAGGAGCTCTGTTCGATCGCGAGCAGATCTCTGTGATGACTGTTACGAAAGACTCATTTGCTTATCCACTCCACCGTACCTTTATGGCTGTAGAAGTAGTACGAGAGGATAGAGCTAGTCGTTTCAAAGAGAAAGATGTGAAATCGTTCGGAGGTTCAATAAGTGTCGATGAATAAAGTGCGTATCTACGAAGTAGCAAAGCAACTGAATCTCGAGCCTAAGGCGGTTGTTGCGCTCTTTCAAACGATTGGATTTACGGAAGTCCGGAATCATATGAGTTCTGTAGAAGCAGAGGCTGTTGAGCGTGTAAAGCGTCACTTGGAGAAACAACGCACTCATCATGTGGTGGAAGAGCGGATTCGTCCGACAGTGGTTAAGCGCAAAGCAGTTTCAAAAGAAGAAAAGAAAGAAACGCTGTCATCTCCTCCCCCTTCTCTGGCGGTTTTTGCTCAAGCGAAGCAAGGGAGCTCTAAGCTCTCTCGCCCAGTCTCCGAAGTGCAGCCAGTCGCTACCTCTCAAGTTACTGTCGCGGGGTTTACTGAATCCAAATCATCCCTGTTGGGGGAGAGACTCACTTCTCTTCCCCAGGAAATTCGAGATCATGGAGAAAAAGAGGAGTCAAGCGATTTTATTCCTTCAGCTGGATTGTCGTATGAACGAGAGAAAGAGGGGCAGAAACAAGATGCCGCTGAAGAGATAATTCCCGTAGAGGGGGTGGTGCAAGCCAGCTCTGCACAGATGGATGTCATTGTGCGGGAACAAGGGGCTTCTTGTGCCCTACCAACAACTTCTCAGCCTGTTCAGCAAAATCAAGGACAAGAGACAGATGGTGTAGATCAATCATCTGTGCTTTCTCCTTCTCCGGTGGAACCGTCATCTAAAGAGGAGGATAAAGCTGTGAAAAAGAGCGCTTCGGTTGTTCTTCCTCAGTCTCCGTCTTGTTCCCCAACTGTGCAGAGAACAGGGGTTGAGTATTGGAGCGGTCGTCCGGGGGTGTCGGTCAATATCCCTGTAGGAGTTCGTTCGGAGTCGGGTGACAATTTTTCTTCGGGGCTCCCGCGCCGTGTTCAATACGATCCAAAAGCGACGGGATCAGAAGGAAGTGGTGCATCTAGAAGGGGGATGGTCCCACAACAGCAGGTGCGCAGTGGTTTGACTGTACGAGGTAGAGGAACCTCCATGATGCGGAAGTTCTCCTCTTCTGTATCGATGCGTAAAGTGGGGGAAGTTGCCTCTTCTACGAAGGCAATGAGTGAGCATAAAAAGGTGATTCGCATTGAGGAAAACATTACCTTGCAGGGGATGGCTGCCAAGATGTCAGTCAAGGCGACAGAGCTCTTGGTCAAACTGCTTTCGATGGGGATGACAGGGGTCCATATCAATACGACTCTCGATGCGGATACAGCGAAATTGCTCGCTTCTGAGTTCGGTTGGGAAGTGGAGAATATGGCTCGAAGTGAAGAACAAAATATCGCTGAAGCTCGGGGTGAGATCGATCTGGAGTTCAGAAAGGATGGGCAAAAGGAGAAGCAGGGCGAATTGCGCGCACCCGTTGTTGCTGTGATGGGGCATGTCGATCACGGAAAAACTACGCTTCTTGACCGGATTCGCAAGGCAAATGTGGCTGGTGGGGAAGCGGGAGGGATCACCCAACATATCGGTGCTTATCGCGTGAACACTTCCCATGGGGTGATTGTCTTTTTGGATACTCCTGGCCATGAAGCGTTTACGCAAATGCGTGCAAGAGGGGCTAGCATTACAGATATCGTGGTCCTCGTCGTGGCTGCGGATGATGGGGTCATGCCTCAGACAGAAGAGGCTGTCAATCATGCCAAGGCGGCGGGGGTTCCAGTGATTGTAGCGGTCAATAAAATGGATAAGTCGAATGCGGATCTAGAGCGCGTAAAACGTGAACTTGTCGAACTGGGACTTCAACCGGAAGAGTGGGGTGGAGATACAATTTTTGTCCCCGTTTCAGCGCAGACAGGTGAAGGGATAGATCATCTGTTGGAAATGTTAAGCATTCAGGCGGAAGTGCTAGAGTTGAAAGCGAATGCTAAAAAGGTAGCAAGCGGTACAGTCATTGAGGCTCTTTTGGATCGTGGTCGCGGTCCAGTAGCGCGCGTGCTCATTCAAGATGGAACTCTTCGTCGAGGTGATTTTGTTTTGGCAGGGCCTGGTTTTGGTAAAGTGCGGGCCATGACCAATGAGCACGGCAAGCAGGTGAATGAAGCAGGTCCTTCTACCCCTGTCGAAATCTTGGGATTGTCAGAAGTGCCTGGTGCGGGAGATCCTCTCCATGCGGTGAAGGATCCCAAGAAAGCGCAAGAAATTGCTGAAGCGCGCAAAGGGAAGATTAGTCGCAGTCTTGCCCCCGCGACAGCCAAAGTGTCTTTAGAAGAGCTATCTAAATGGATGGCTGACTCGCTTCAACACGAGCTTCGGGTAATTGTGAAGGGGGATGTTCAGGGATCGATCGAGGCGGTTGCAGATGCGTTGTCCAAGCTGACTACAGAGAAAGCGCGTCTTTCTATCGTACATGCAGGGGTAGGCGCTATCACAGAAGGGGATGTCAACCTAGCTATTGCATCCAGGGCGATTATTCTTGGATTTAATGTCCGTGCAGCTGGTAAAGCCGTGTCTCTCGCAGAAGAAGGGAAGGTAGAGATCCGTTTCTATACGGTTATCTACAATATCCTGAGTGATATTCGACTTGCTATGGAAGGCCTGCTGCCTCCTACCTATGTTGAAAGAGCGGTTGGAAAAGGAGAAATACGCCAAGTATTCAAAATAAAGGAGGGGACTATCGCGGGCTGTTATATCACGCAGGGTTGTTTTAAAAGAGGCCAAAAAGCGCGTCTCTTGCGTGATGACTGCGTGATGTGGAATGGCAAGATCGGTATGCTCAAGCGTTTTAAAGAAGATGTCAAAGAGGTACAAGAAGGATTTGAATGCGGTGTCTTCTTAGAAGGGTTCTCAGATATTAAAGAGAGGGATGTGATCGACTGTTACGAAATCGATGAGGTGAAACAAAAACTTTGGTAA
Protein-coding regions in this window:
- a CDS encoding YlxR family protein; translation: MKRRCVGCLKDSSRDDLLRVVQSMGETNFSPISVDFKGGTCGRGAYLHLHARCLSMACRGGFSRAFRSPITVEREQFMLMLEEARDRRMESLLRAGYRAKRVVVGSDASERAIQKGAPLTILAWDAGKSVMKGAVENEIRQGRVLSWKDKASLGALFDREQISVMTVTKDSFAYPLHRTFMAVEVVREDRASRFKEKDVKSFGGSISVDE
- the nusA gene encoding transcription termination factor NusA, producing MAIYQQSTGKRDLSLVQAIEMVAKDKGIEKSRLIKTVEEAILKAAQNVFGAARELEAHFNEVTGQFDLFQYMTVVEQVEDQDREISFEQAHRCGLEAERGEELGFQIFWHPADARKAAEQDEEFGDILRVKQSRLTFGRIAAQAAKQVLLQRVRDEERDLIYNEFKDRKGELIKGVISRIERCNHVVVDLGRTEGILPFREQVAREIYRPGERMIACVKEIDRDARGPQIILSRTDQKLVEKLFEAEVPEIYEGIVKIISCAREPGSRSKIAVMSRDVDVDPVGACVGMKGARVQAVVQELRGEKIDIVPYDKDPARFVCAAIQPAEVNKVIIDGADGRMELIVPDEKLSLAIGRKGQNVRLASQLTSWKLDIISDSKFKQMEEESVVALQQIEGVTESIARNMYHLGFRTVEEVSEASEQELSAMFMLESGEGELVKRIKASAGIVLERLRQERIQQVAAHGQLTNWQRFLFVRGSGEHAIQALEEAGYRTAEDILREEEYKLAIKTGMGLKKARAIRQAAESFLKSVV
- the infB gene encoding translation initiation factor IF-2; its protein translation is MNKVRIYEVAKQLNLEPKAVVALFQTIGFTEVRNHMSSVEAEAVERVKRHLEKQRTHHVVEERIRPTVVKRKAVSKEEKKETLSSPPPSLAVFAQAKQGSSKLSRPVSEVQPVATSQVTVAGFTESKSSLLGERLTSLPQEIRDHGEKEESSDFIPSAGLSYEREKEGQKQDAAEEIIPVEGVVQASSAQMDVIVREQGASCALPTTSQPVQQNQGQETDGVDQSSVLSPSPVEPSSKEEDKAVKKSASVVLPQSPSCSPTVQRTGVEYWSGRPGVSVNIPVGVRSESGDNFSSGLPRRVQYDPKATGSEGSGASRRGMVPQQQVRSGLTVRGRGTSMMRKFSSSVSMRKVGEVASSTKAMSEHKKVIRIEENITLQGMAAKMSVKATELLVKLLSMGMTGVHINTTLDADTAKLLASEFGWEVENMARSEEQNIAEARGEIDLEFRKDGQKEKQGELRAPVVAVMGHVDHGKTTLLDRIRKANVAGGEAGGITQHIGAYRVNTSHGVIVFLDTPGHEAFTQMRARGASITDIVVLVVAADDGVMPQTEEAVNHAKAAGVPVIVAVNKMDKSNADLERVKRELVELGLQPEEWGGDTIFVPVSAQTGEGIDHLLEMLSIQAEVLELKANAKKVASGTVIEALLDRGRGPVARVLIQDGTLRRGDFVLAGPGFGKVRAMTNEHGKQVNEAGPSTPVEILGLSEVPGAGDPLHAVKDPKKAQEIAEARKGKISRSLAPATAKVSLEELSKWMADSLQHELRVIVKGDVQGSIEAVADALSKLTTEKARLSIVHAGVGAITEGDVNLAIASRAIILGFNVRAAGKAVSLAEEGKVEIRFYTVIYNILSDIRLAMEGLLPPTYVERAVGKGEIRQVFKIKEGTIAGCYITQGCFKRGQKARLLRDDCVMWNGKIGMLKRFKEDVKEVQEGFECGVFLEGFSDIKERDVIDCYEIDEVKQKLW